The sequence below is a genomic window from Curtobacterium sp. MCPF17_002.
CGAGTGCGGCGTCGTACAGCGTGACGAGGGCCGGGCTCCGCATCGCGGCGAGGGTCTGGATCTCCGCTTCGGCCCGTGCACGCTCACCGTGGTCGACCGGTCCGATGCGGAACACCTTGACGGCGACCTCGCGTCCGAGTTGCTCGTCGACCGCGCGGTACACGGAGGCCATGCCGCCGTGCCCGAGCGTGCCCGTGACGCGGTAGCGACCGCCGAAGACCCGTTCTTCCATGCGGGGAAACCTACCGGGAGGACCTGACGGGTCCTCTCATCGGGGTCGGGCGGGGGTGCGGCTGGGCGCACGCCGGCGCGCTCCGCGGCGCGCTCCTGGGCGCGCGCCGCTCCCCTTCGTGAGCAGAACTGGTCGGGCGCGACGTGCCCACCCGACCATTCCTGCTCACCGAACGGGGTCGGCGCTTCCTGCTCCCGGACGCATCGTGACCTGAACGACGTTGGATGCTCGGAAGACACGGACCCCCTGGCGCTCGACCTCGGTCAGGATCTCGAGCTCGACCAGTCGAGCGACCGCGTTGCTGGCTGCCTGGTAGGTCTTCCCGAGGGCGCTCGCGAGCATCGGCACCGTGACGAACGGAGCGCCGATGAGGTACTCGGCGACGTCGAGGACCATGCCGCGTGCTCCGCTCGCTCGGATGCGATCGCGGTACTCCGCCTGGACCGCCAGCAGGTCGGACATCCGGGACCCGGTGTCCACTGCAGAACTGTGGATGCCGTCGGCGAACAGCGCGACCCACTCGTCCCATGCACCTTCTGCGCTGACGGCAGCGAGCGCGTCCTGGTACTGGTCCCGCCTTGCTTCGAACCACGGTGAGACGCTGAGCAAGGGTTCTGTGAGGACGTCGGAGCGCATCAGTTGCAGGACGATGAGCAAGCGTCCGAGCCGGCCGTTGCCGTCGTTGAACGGGTGCAGCGTCTCGAACTGGTAGTGCGTGAGCGCTGCCGCGACCACCGGGTCGAGATCCTGTCGAGGCGCTGCATCGACCCAGTCCAACAGGTCGTCGACTGCGCTGCGCAGCGGCGTACCGGGTGGCATCGGAACGAAGCGGGCGTCCTCGATACCGCCACCGCGCGTTCCGATCGCCACGGGGACGGTTCTGATGTGGCCGGCCTGTTGGGTGTCGGCAGCCGTTCCGCGGACCAGGACCGACTGCAGTTCCTCGAGGAGTCCGGTCGTGACGCGCCGCTCCTGCACCCAGGCGAACCCGAGTTCGGCTGTGTCGATGTAGTTCAGGACCTCGGACAGCGCCGGCGATCGCGAGGCCTTGCCCACCGCTTCGGCTGCGAGGACCTCGTCCAGCGGGGCGAACGTCCCTTCGAGCGCCGACGTGCTCTGCGCCTCTCGCCGGAGCGTCGGCGCACGCAGGATCCCGGGGTTCGGGATGAGCGACGAACCCTGACGAAGCGCCCCGAGCGCCCGATTCGCCCGAGCCACCTTGGTCCACGTCCGCCCGGAGAGCGTGGGGACGTCGGCGAGCGGATCAGGGACGAAGCCGACGCGATCGTAGGGACGGCCAGTCCGGCCGTCGACTCCGCGAACCGGGACGAGTCGCCCCACCGGGCTGCCTGCGAAACGGGCTCGATCCATCATTCCATTTTAGGGGCCGAAACTTGAATCTCGTGCTGATGATTCAAGTATCGG
It includes:
- a CDS encoding Fic/DOC family N-terminal domain-containing protein; the encoded protein is MARANRALGALRQGSSLIPNPGILRAPTLRREAQSTSALEGTFAPLDEVLAAEAVGKASRSPALSEVLNYIDTAELGFAWVQERRVTTGLLEELQSVLVRGTAADTQQAGHIRTVPVAIGTRGGGIEDARFVPMPPGTPLRSAVDDLLDWVDAAPRQDLDPVVAAALTHYQFETLHPFNDGNGRLGRLLIVLQLMRSDVLTEPLLSVSPWFEARRDQYQDALAAVSAEGAWDEWVALFADGIHSSAVDTGSRMSDLLAVQAEYRDRIRASGARGMVLDVAEYLIGAPFVTVPMLASALGKTYQAASNAVARLVELEILTEVERQGVRVFRASNVVQVTMRPGAGSADPVR